The following coding sequences lie in one Maniola jurtina chromosome 11, ilManJurt1.1, whole genome shotgun sequence genomic window:
- the LOC123869686 gene encoding uncharacterized protein LOC123869686 isoform X2: MLNEITVDSNNSIKVLRTLPFDVVAVPQTNISEMLDTAKDTISKPVNIKIKLKNKEDITHGFGVTIPKFSTTGPKKVRLVSSDQTIISFDLFMENDDEEKVPKKPHKFFKLFKASGCFSNQNDDDVYPYLPNSSNETYRAKSTSYVNDLQDNKRVEEKFALKKTPSPMIFSNITLRTPTFLGKCKPGGCLDPPFGEDKYIYKPKHKILAIDQKNIEEQGLVINIKDTKNTANDIVKPDTSSQDSLNKSFIEKTYSHSLITYPPALSSNERVKEDIQSKRSKLRTSTEKKVRISVNEFSDTYFMPPKKQKSKNNEKLSTEFIVDPNGRDDSCDTKSKIDTFALTSQKEHMLLSTNEPFNQDIGPIILNPRINESYHKLSDDNFVNDDKNVTIGESSDINIQNQILKGGPISVVSASELKLIDDTAEKKINSLATPQTNISSEDSENHDEKTKTDINLFETNLGSLSITTPSLIYKNTMITENVPITAKNSQITILESKPNDILYEIKSMPKQLIDNHLLASQEQNKLKSPKENLSLRSEYLDSNNETKIKGHLITSDEFTLTSSQTESQTVVTDIAENVLQVSLTKNAKLVNSNGQLIQHKESDHSSVKEQIQDIADMHQKGLQQNRSFQDVASTATIVEKDKSNTNNIFVKHNSAKKEYEKNDQDLATFLLSEAKSIQISSEEALTDLISTKSYKSEKKSSAIAADFKSDRNNMISDNIDSKIETELATALQKKISSTLQTQEKDNNVLNHYENKNSLDTHQIMKVTSSLNLTSPQALPEKTSSILHTQEKDTSKIDPVNDTNKISLSTSQILNLPYPILCLSDKATTQTDNFEMHSLDEVAQGLISIDPVEISNLKNIDTVSHYGLSTDIVTEKEASVDKNLPEIKPQLQLIYNEEIPILTGNEVVRYVSSDVTNFFNETAQGWSENNSKDYPDFYREPLKMNIPEIYPGSLKEAKITDDEVNVMKSEEESILGNKNSSIEINLGFCAYVNDNNETIIKTFDTSEYLKTDPRAKITIIKSIIRKNDSGIRIPINSEMDLTLQIKNNLNKVNISERDIDDIIKESTDKALRKSLNKDKLLQETLVSVYDNLVPVQTIIRNLKQETDLLTQQQVLLREMLNTMKTTSVKIINTNNKMCTCKYSM; the protein is encoded by the exons atgttgaacGAAATTACTGTTGATAGTAATAATTCAATCAAAGTTCTACGAACTTTACCATTTGATGTGGTAGCTGTGCCTCAAACGAATATTTCTGAAATGTTAGATACAGCTAAAGACACCATATCTAAGccagtaaatattaaaatcaaacttaaaaataaagaagacATAACACACGGATTCGGAGTTACTATTCCAAAGTTTTCAACAACTGGTCCAAAAAAAGTACGACTTGTTAGTAGCGATCAAACCATAATATCATTTGACCTATTCATGGAAAACGATGATGAGGAAAAGGTTCCAAAAAAACCTCATAAATTTTTCAAGCTTTTTAAAGCTA GCGGATGTTTCAGTAATCAAAACGATGATGATGTTTATCCCTATTTACCTAACTCATCCAATGAAACATATAGAGCAAAAAGCACATCATACGTAAATGACCTGCAAGATAATAAAAGAGTTGAAGAAAAATTTGCTCTGAAAAAAACCCCTTCACCGATGATCTTTAGTAACATTACACTAAGGACGCCTACTTTTTTGGGTAAATGCAAACCAG GTGGTTGCTTAGATCCACCTTTCGGTGAAGACAAATATATCTACAAaccaaaacataaaatattagcgattgatcaaaaaaatattgaagagCAAGGTTTGGTTATAAATATTAAAGATACAAAAAATACAGCTAACGATATAGTTAAACCAGATACTAGTTCACAAGATTCACTAAACAAAAGTTTTATCGAAAAAACCTACTCTCATTCGCTCATTACATATCCACCAGCTTTATCGTCTAATGAAAGGGTCAAAGAAGATATCCAAAGTAAAAGATCAAAACTGAGAACTTCTACTGAAAAGAAAGTTAGAATATCTGTCAATGAGTTTTCAGACACTTATTTTATGCCacctaaaaaacaaaaaagtaagaATAACGAAAAACTCAGTACTGAATTTATCGTAGACCCAAACGGAAGAGATGATAGTTGTGATACTAAGAGTAAAATAGATACGTTTGCCTTGACTAGTCAAAAAGAGCATATGCTTTTATCCACAAATGAGCCATTTAACCAAGATATAGGACCAATAATATTAAATCCTCGCATAAATGAGAGTTACCATAAATTGTCTGATGATAATTTtgtaaatgatgataaaaatgtaACCATTGGTGAGTCATctgatataaatatacaaaatcaaatattaaaaGGTGGTCCTATCTCTGTGGTGAGTGCTTCAGAACTTAAATTAATCGACGATACTGccgaaaagaaaataaatagtttagcAACTCCACAGACAAATATATCATCTGAGGACTCCGAAAACCATGATGAAAAGACAAAAACAGATATTAATCTATTCGAAACAAATCTAGGTAGCTTGTCTATTACTACACCTTCAttgatttataaaaatacaatgaTTACTGAAAACGTACCTATCACAGCTAAAAACTCTCAAATAACAATACTGGAAAGCAAACCTAATGACATCCTTTACGAAATAAAGTCCATGCCGAAACAGTTAATAGATAACCATTTACTAGCAAGCCaagaacaaaataaattaaaatcaccaAAAGAAAATCTATCCTTAAGATCTGAATATTTAGACAGTAATAATGAAACTAAAATCAAAGGACATCTTATAACTTCGGATGAGTTTACTTTGACAAGCTCTCAAACTGAGTCTCAAACTGTAGTTACTGACATAGCTGAAAACGTTCTACAAGTTTCTTTGACTAAAAATGCTAAATTAGTTAACAGTAATGGTCAGTTAATACAACATAAAGAATCTGATCATTCATCTGTAAAAGAACAAATACAAGACATAGCTGATATGCACCAGAAAGGATTGCAACAAAACAGATCGTTTCAAGACGTAGCAAGCACAGCAACCATTGTCGAAAAGGATAAGAGTAACACGAATAATATATTTGTAAAACATAACTCTGctaaaaaagaatatgaaaaGAATGACCAAGACTTGGCCACTTTCTTGCTG AGTGAAGCTAAATCGATTCAAATATCCAGTGAAGAAGCTCTTACAGATTTAATTAGTACCAAATCGTATAAAAGTGAGAAAAAATCCAGCGCTATTGCTGCTGATTTTAAATCTGATAGGAATAATATGATATCGGATAATATTGATTCTAAAATTGAAACAGAACTAGCAACTGCATTACAAAAAAAGATTAGCTCAACATTGCAAACACAAGAAAAAGATAATAATGTTCTTAATCACTACGAAAATAAAAACAGTTTAGATACTCACCAAATTATGAAAGTGACATCTTCACTCAATTTAACGTCACCACAAGCATTGCCAGAGAAGACCAGTTCAATATTGCATACACAAGAAAAAGATACCAGTAAAATAGACCCTGTTAACGATACCAATAAAATTAGTTTATCTACAAGTCAAATTCTAAATTTGCCTTATCCTATCCTTTGCCTATCGGATAAAGCTACTACACAGACAGATAACTTTGAAATGCATAGTTTAGATGAGGTTGCCCAGGGTTTAATCAGCATTGATCCAGTTgaaattagtaatttaaaaaatattgatactgtcAGTCACTATGGTTTATCCACTGACATCGTTACTGAAAAAGAAGCATCTGTTGATAAAAATCTCCCAGAAATTAAACCTCAGTTGCAATTAATTTATAATGAAGAAATTCCAATACTAACAGGTAATGAGGTGGTAAGGTATGTTTCTTCAGATGTTACGAActtttttaatgaaactgcACAAGGTTGGtctgaaaataattcaaaagacTATCCCGATTTTTATCGAGAAccattaaaaatgaatattccGGAAATTTACCCAGGAAGTTTAAAAGAAGCTAAGATAACTGATGATGAAGTTAATGTGATGAAATCTGAAGAAGAAAGTATCCTTGGGAATAAAAATTCGTCAATAGAAATAAATTTAGGCTTTTGCGCATACGTAAATGATAACAATGAGactataataaaaacttttgaCACTTCTGAGTATTTAAAAACAGATCCACGGgctaaaataacaataattaagtcGATAATTAGAAAAAACGACAGCGGGATAAGAATACCAATCAATTCAGAGATGGACCTTActttacaaattaaaaacaatctcAATAAAG TAAATATTTCTGAACGGGACATTGATGATATCATAAAAGAATCGACAGATAAGGCTTTAAGAAAATcattaaataaagataaattattacaagaaACTCTGGTCTCAGTTTATGATAATTTGGTTCCTGTTCAGACCATAATACGGAACTTAAAGCAAGAGACTGATTTGTTAACTCAGCAACAAGTTTTATTAAGAGAAATGTTAAACACAATGAAAACAACATccgtaaaaattattaataccaACAATAAGATGTGCACTTGCAAATATTCAATGTGA
- the LOC123869686 gene encoding uncharacterized protein LOC123869686 isoform X1: MLNEITVDSNNSIKVLRTLPFDVVAVPQTNISEMLDTAKDTISKPVNIKIKLKNKEDITHGFGVTIPKFSTTGPKKVRLVSSDQTIISFDLFMENDDEEKVPKKPHKFFKLFKASGCFSNQNDDDVYPYLPNSSNETYRAKSTSYVNDLQDNKRVEEKFALKKTPSPMIFSNITLRTPTFLGKCKPGGCLDPPFGEDKYIYKPKHKILAIDQKNIEEQGLVINIKDTKNTANDIVKPDTSSQDSLNKSFIEKTYSHSLITYPPALSSNERVKEDIQSKRSKLRTSTEKKVRISVNEFSDTYFMPPKKQKSKNNEKLSTEFIVDPNGRDDSCDTKSKIDTFALTSQKEHMLLSTNEPFNQDIGPIILNPRINESYHKLSDDNFVNDDKNVTIGESSDINIQNQILKGGPISVVSASELKLIDDTAEKKINSLATPQTNISSEDSENHDEKTKTDINLFETNLGSLSITTPSLIYKNTMITENVPITAKNSQITILESKPNDILYEIKSMPKQLIDNHLLASQEQNKLKSPKENLSLRSEYLDSNNETKIKGHLITSDEFTLTSSQTESQTVVTDIAENVLQVSLTKNAKLVNSNGQLIQHKESDHSSVKEQIQDIADMHQKGLQQNRSFQDVASTATIVEKDKSNTNNIFVKHNSAKKEYEKNDQDLATFLLSEAKSIQISSEEALTDLISTKSYKSEKKSSAIAADFKSDRNNMISDNIDSKIETELATALQKKISSTLQTQEKDNNVLNHYENKNSLDTHQIMKVTSSLNLTSPQALPEKTSSILHTQEKDTSKIDPVNDTNKISLSTSQILNLPYPILCLSDKATTQTDNFEMHSLDEVAQGLISIDPVEISNLKNIDTVSHYGLSTDIVTEKEASVDKNLPEIKPQLQLIYNEEIPILTGNEVVRYVSSDVTNFFNETAQGWSENNSKDYPDFYREPLKMNIPEIYPGSLKEAKITDDEVNVMKSEEESILGNKNSSIEINLGFCAYVNDNNETIIKTFDTSEYLKTDPRAKITIIKSIIRKNDSGIRIPINSEMDLTLQIKNNLNKVSVNISERDIDDIIKESTDKALRKSLNKDKLLQETLVSVYDNLVPVQTIIRNLKQETDLLTQQQVLLREMLNTMKTTSVKIINTNNKMCTCKYSM; encoded by the exons atgttgaacGAAATTACTGTTGATAGTAATAATTCAATCAAAGTTCTACGAACTTTACCATTTGATGTGGTAGCTGTGCCTCAAACGAATATTTCTGAAATGTTAGATACAGCTAAAGACACCATATCTAAGccagtaaatattaaaatcaaacttaaaaataaagaagacATAACACACGGATTCGGAGTTACTATTCCAAAGTTTTCAACAACTGGTCCAAAAAAAGTACGACTTGTTAGTAGCGATCAAACCATAATATCATTTGACCTATTCATGGAAAACGATGATGAGGAAAAGGTTCCAAAAAAACCTCATAAATTTTTCAAGCTTTTTAAAGCTA GCGGATGTTTCAGTAATCAAAACGATGATGATGTTTATCCCTATTTACCTAACTCATCCAATGAAACATATAGAGCAAAAAGCACATCATACGTAAATGACCTGCAAGATAATAAAAGAGTTGAAGAAAAATTTGCTCTGAAAAAAACCCCTTCACCGATGATCTTTAGTAACATTACACTAAGGACGCCTACTTTTTTGGGTAAATGCAAACCAG GTGGTTGCTTAGATCCACCTTTCGGTGAAGACAAATATATCTACAAaccaaaacataaaatattagcgattgatcaaaaaaatattgaagagCAAGGTTTGGTTATAAATATTAAAGATACAAAAAATACAGCTAACGATATAGTTAAACCAGATACTAGTTCACAAGATTCACTAAACAAAAGTTTTATCGAAAAAACCTACTCTCATTCGCTCATTACATATCCACCAGCTTTATCGTCTAATGAAAGGGTCAAAGAAGATATCCAAAGTAAAAGATCAAAACTGAGAACTTCTACTGAAAAGAAAGTTAGAATATCTGTCAATGAGTTTTCAGACACTTATTTTATGCCacctaaaaaacaaaaaagtaagaATAACGAAAAACTCAGTACTGAATTTATCGTAGACCCAAACGGAAGAGATGATAGTTGTGATACTAAGAGTAAAATAGATACGTTTGCCTTGACTAGTCAAAAAGAGCATATGCTTTTATCCACAAATGAGCCATTTAACCAAGATATAGGACCAATAATATTAAATCCTCGCATAAATGAGAGTTACCATAAATTGTCTGATGATAATTTtgtaaatgatgataaaaatgtaACCATTGGTGAGTCATctgatataaatatacaaaatcaaatattaaaaGGTGGTCCTATCTCTGTGGTGAGTGCTTCAGAACTTAAATTAATCGACGATACTGccgaaaagaaaataaatagtttagcAACTCCACAGACAAATATATCATCTGAGGACTCCGAAAACCATGATGAAAAGACAAAAACAGATATTAATCTATTCGAAACAAATCTAGGTAGCTTGTCTATTACTACACCTTCAttgatttataaaaatacaatgaTTACTGAAAACGTACCTATCACAGCTAAAAACTCTCAAATAACAATACTGGAAAGCAAACCTAATGACATCCTTTACGAAATAAAGTCCATGCCGAAACAGTTAATAGATAACCATTTACTAGCAAGCCaagaacaaaataaattaaaatcaccaAAAGAAAATCTATCCTTAAGATCTGAATATTTAGACAGTAATAATGAAACTAAAATCAAAGGACATCTTATAACTTCGGATGAGTTTACTTTGACAAGCTCTCAAACTGAGTCTCAAACTGTAGTTACTGACATAGCTGAAAACGTTCTACAAGTTTCTTTGACTAAAAATGCTAAATTAGTTAACAGTAATGGTCAGTTAATACAACATAAAGAATCTGATCATTCATCTGTAAAAGAACAAATACAAGACATAGCTGATATGCACCAGAAAGGATTGCAACAAAACAGATCGTTTCAAGACGTAGCAAGCACAGCAACCATTGTCGAAAAGGATAAGAGTAACACGAATAATATATTTGTAAAACATAACTCTGctaaaaaagaatatgaaaaGAATGACCAAGACTTGGCCACTTTCTTGCTG AGTGAAGCTAAATCGATTCAAATATCCAGTGAAGAAGCTCTTACAGATTTAATTAGTACCAAATCGTATAAAAGTGAGAAAAAATCCAGCGCTATTGCTGCTGATTTTAAATCTGATAGGAATAATATGATATCGGATAATATTGATTCTAAAATTGAAACAGAACTAGCAACTGCATTACAAAAAAAGATTAGCTCAACATTGCAAACACAAGAAAAAGATAATAATGTTCTTAATCACTACGAAAATAAAAACAGTTTAGATACTCACCAAATTATGAAAGTGACATCTTCACTCAATTTAACGTCACCACAAGCATTGCCAGAGAAGACCAGTTCAATATTGCATACACAAGAAAAAGATACCAGTAAAATAGACCCTGTTAACGATACCAATAAAATTAGTTTATCTACAAGTCAAATTCTAAATTTGCCTTATCCTATCCTTTGCCTATCGGATAAAGCTACTACACAGACAGATAACTTTGAAATGCATAGTTTAGATGAGGTTGCCCAGGGTTTAATCAGCATTGATCCAGTTgaaattagtaatttaaaaaatattgatactgtcAGTCACTATGGTTTATCCACTGACATCGTTACTGAAAAAGAAGCATCTGTTGATAAAAATCTCCCAGAAATTAAACCTCAGTTGCAATTAATTTATAATGAAGAAATTCCAATACTAACAGGTAATGAGGTGGTAAGGTATGTTTCTTCAGATGTTACGAActtttttaatgaaactgcACAAGGTTGGtctgaaaataattcaaaagacTATCCCGATTTTTATCGAGAAccattaaaaatgaatattccGGAAATTTACCCAGGAAGTTTAAAAGAAGCTAAGATAACTGATGATGAAGTTAATGTGATGAAATCTGAAGAAGAAAGTATCCTTGGGAATAAAAATTCGTCAATAGAAATAAATTTAGGCTTTTGCGCATACGTAAATGATAACAATGAGactataataaaaacttttgaCACTTCTGAGTATTTAAAAACAGATCCACGGgctaaaataacaataattaagtcGATAATTAGAAAAAACGACAGCGGGATAAGAATACCAATCAATTCAGAGATGGACCTTActttacaaattaaaaacaatctcAATAAAG TTTCAGTAAATATTTCTGAACGGGACATTGATGATATCATAAAAGAATCGACAGATAAGGCTTTAAGAAAATcattaaataaagataaattattacaagaaACTCTGGTCTCAGTTTATGATAATTTGGTTCCTGTTCAGACCATAATACGGAACTTAAAGCAAGAGACTGATTTGTTAACTCAGCAACAAGTTTTATTAAGAGAAATGTTAAACACAATGAAAACAACATccgtaaaaattattaataccaACAATAAGATGTGCACTTGCAAATATTCAATGTGA